In Tachysurus vachellii isolate PV-2020 chromosome 1, HZAU_Pvac_v1, whole genome shotgun sequence, a genomic segment contains:
- the LOC132841639 gene encoding atrial natriuretic peptide receptor 2-like: MVVECWHDLDNTEYDCWPITDPNDYNMISCGGLEMAWVQRPPEKVTDGEEFNVTYSVTASDSFYEYAVKNHILHFSNASEAKRFCYEHECPSNWNNANEHNCCVYHANIHSCPLGLMRGRGICGPWIPDDGEIVTHTVSKAGKMSQFLWTSKVVLVHLGVTSVIAHIKVGQMHAALESKVLVVSTQVCGDDVCELEESCLTCPADCGVCPMATSIRVAIGLPVALICTGFVLTVVWLQYQKQKMFWDESWIINYNNIMFGKACYMGFCSTTSLQPIKSNSSISRATDVTVCTVVNTNFKPGFIQPGIYDGRTVAVKHIQKKHFTLSNTIRKEVKEVRELDHPNLAKFIGGSIEVPYICIITEYCPKGSLADVLLNEDIPINWGFRLSFATDIARGMAYLHQHKIFHGRLHSRNCVVDDRWVCKISDYGLMAYRKEDSEALSSTFHCGDLCRIYSAPEVLLGNASTNTATADVYSYSIILVEIATRSDLISQAQTEPVKVEFMWRPPLPELKVGKADSDCPNQVEYCELIKKCWSHNITTRPTFEQVKKMLDKMNPHKVSPVDMMMNLMEKYSKHLEAIVAERTQDLLQEKQKTDRLLYSMLPKPVADDLRQGRTAEAQSYASATVYFSDIVGFTQLSGSSTPHQVVDFLNKLYTTFDDIIDNYDVYKVETIGDAYMVVSGVPNENGINHAGEIASMALDLINVCHAFKIPHKPTTQLKIRAGIHSGPVVAGVVGTKMPRYCLFGDTVNTASRMESTSEALKIQCSESTADLLHTLGGYVLVCRGTLNVKGKGDMTTWWLETKRGPTELLHDEEPQKGPVPVSN; this comes from the exons ATGGTAGTTGAATGTTGGCATGACTTGGATAATACTGAATATGACTGCTGGCCAATAACTGATCCAAATGATTACAACATGATCAGCTGTGGAG GGTTAGAAATGGCCTGGGTGCAGCGTCCTCCAGAGAAAGTCACAGATGGGGAAGAGTTTAATGTTACCTATTCTGTCACAGCCTCAGATTCCTTTTATGAATATGCAGTCAAAAATCACATCTTACATTTCAG TAATGCTTCAGAGGCTAAAAGATTTTGTTATGAACATGAATGTCCCTCTAACTGGAACAACGCCAATGAGCACAACTGCTGTGTGTATCATGCCAACATCCATTCATGTCCCCTTGGGCTTATG AGAGGCAGAGGGATTTGTGGTCCATGGATCCCAGATGACGGCGAAATAGTCACTCATACTGTTTCTAAAGCAGGCAAGATGAGTCAGTTTCTCTGGACCTCAAAG GTGGTGCTTGTGCACTTGGGAGTCACCTCAGTCATTGCTCATATTAAGGTAGGACAGATGCATGCTGCACTGGAATCCAAGGTGCTTGTCGTTAGCACCCAAG TGTGTGGAGATGACGtctgtgagttagaggagagcTGTCTGACATGCCCTGCGGACTGTGGAGTCTGTCCTATGGCCACGTCCATCAGGGTCGCTATCGGACTCCCAGTTGCGCTGATCTGTACTGGCTTTGTCTTAACTGTAGTG TGGCTGCAATATCAAAAGCAGAAGATGTTTTGGGATGAGAGTTGGATAATCAATTACAATAATATAATGTTTG GCAAAGCATGCTACATGGGCTTCTGTAGCACAACGAGTTTACAGCCCATAAAGAGCAACTCCAGCATCAGCCGAGCCACAGATGTTACAGTATGCACCGTTGTGAACACCAACTTCAAGCCAGGTTTCATTCAGCCAGGCATCTA CGATGGAAGGACTGTAGCTGTGAAACACATCCAGAAGAAGCACTTTACTCTCTCTAACACAATCCGGAAAGAAGTGAAGGAAGTAAG GGAACTAGATCATCCAAATCTGGCTAAGTTCATCGGAGGCTCCATCGAAGTCCCGTATATTTGCATCATTACCGAATATTGTCCTAAAGGAAGCCTGGCTGACGTCCTTTTAAACGAAGACATCCCTATCAACTGGGGCTTTCG cttATCATTTGCCACTGATATCGCCCGGGGAATGGCTTATCTCCACCAACACAAAATATTCCATGGACGACTTCATTCTCGCAACTGTGTTGTTGACGATCGCTGGGTCTGCAAAatatcag ACTATGGTTTGATGGCCTACAGAAAAGAGGACTCGGAAGCGTTAAGCAGTACTTTCCACTGTGGTGACCTGTGCCGCATTTACTCTGCGCCTGAAGTTTTGCTGGGTAACGCCAGCACCAACACTGCTACAGCTGATGTGTACAG CTATTCTATCATCTTGGTGGAGATTGCCACACGCAGCGATCTTATCTCA CAGGCACAAACTGAACCTGTGAAGGTTGAGTTCATGTGGCGTCCACCGCTTCCTGAACTGAAAGTCGGGAAGGCAGACAGCGATTGTCCTAATCAAGTGGAGTACTGTGAG TTGATTAAGAAGTGCTGGTCCCATAATATCACCACAAGACCAACGTTTGAGCAGGTGAAAAAGATGCTGGATAAAATGAACCCACACAAAGTCAGTCCTGTTGATATGATGATGAACCTG ATGGAAAAATACAGTAAGCATTTGGAGGCTATCGTCGCTGAGAGAACCCAAGATCTTCTCCAGGAGAAACAGAAGACAGACCGCCTGCTTTATA GTATGCTGCCTAAACCAGTGGCTGATGACCTTAGACAAGGACGCACAGCGGAGGCCCAAAGTTACGCTAGTGCTACTGTATATTTCAG TGACATAGTGGGTTTCACCCAGCTCTCTGGCTCCAGCACCCCTCACCAAGTAGTCGATTTCCTCAATAAACTTTACACCACTTTTGATGACATCATTGACAACTATGACGTGTACAAAGTAGAGACTATTGGAGATGCTT atatggTAGTATCTGGTGTACCAAATGAGAACGGCATCAATCACGCTGGTGAAATTGCCAGCATGGCCTTGGATTTAATCAACGTTTGCCATGCGTTTAAAATCCCACATAAGCCTACTACGCAGCTGAAGATCCGAGCCGGCATACACTCAG GGCCTGTAGTGGCTGGAGTGGTTGGCACCAAAATGCCACGCTACTGTTTATTTGGAGACACTGTGAACACAGCATCCCGCATGGAGTCTACCAGTGAAG CTTTAAAGATTCAGTGCAGTGAATCTACAGCTGATCTGCTGCACACTTTAGGAGGATATGTTCTGGTCTGCCGTGGCACTCTGAATGTGAAG GGCAAAGGAGACATGACAACCTGGTGGCTGGAAACAAAAAGGGGCCCCACAGAACTACTTCATGATGAAGAGCCACAGAAAGGGCCAGTCCCAGTTAGCAACTAA